The Thermococcus peptonophilus genomic sequence CCTTGCCATGAGGTAATACGTTGGGCCGAGGGTACCGTGACCATACTTGCCACCGTAGCGACCGGCAACCCACTCAACCCACATCACTGGAATACCTAAGAAGAACAGCGCTATGAAGTACGGCACCATGAAGGCGCCGCCACCGTTTTGGGCAACTTGGGTTGGGAATCTCACGAAGTTACCGAGACCGACTGCGTTTCCAGCCATGGCCAAAATTAAACCGAGCTTGGTCGCCCATTGATCCCTTTGGGCTTCCATTATATCTCACCTCCGATTCCGTTGGTATTTAATTGGACTTACGTGCCCATAGTACGGGCACTTTGTATATATTCAGTCGTGGTATAAAAAGCTTTTGAACGGTAGTTTTCGACAAAAGACGATTTACTTGGGCGTAAAATAATCAATATCCAATTTTTGTCACTTTTTCAAATCTATCTTGACTCGTTATGTGGTTTTTAGACATCCCGACAATTTTTGAAACGGGCGGAAAAATCGTTTTAAACACGACTTCCCTATGGCCTGTTGCCCGATGATTGGAAAGAGAGTGAGCTGAGATGTGATGACCGACTTCTCGCTGAGGGCATTTCATCATTTTTATGAACTTTGGTGAACGTAAAAGTCCTTCAGTGTATAAAAATTTCTCGATGTACATCGCTTCTTTTGGCGAAATCCCCGAGAATTAGCCTTTATTCTTTTGGAAATTTAACTATTTAACTTTTTGTTCAAAACAGACTGTTTTCCAGCCTGTTTATCGAAAGGTTTATATATGCAAACGCCTAACCTAACCTCGCAGATTACCGAAATGAGGTGGTATGAATGGTCGAGATTGACCCGTTTGAGATGGCTGTCCAGCAGCTTGAGAGGGCTGCCCAGTTCATGGACATAAGCGAAGAGGCCCTTGAGTGGCTCAAGAGGCCCATGAGGATTGTTGAGGTTAGCGTTCCCGTCGAGATGGACGACGGTTCTGTCAAGGTTTTCACCGGTTTCCGTGTTCAGCACAACTGGGCCCGCGGTCCGACCAAGGGTGGTATAAGGTGGCACCCGGCCGAGACCCTCAGCACCGTTAAGGCCCTCGCCACCTGGATGACCTGGAAGGTCGCCGTCGTTGACCTCCCCTACGGCGGAGGTAAGGGTGGCATCATCGTTGACCCGAAGAAGCTCTCTGAGAGGGAGCAGGAGAAGCTCGCGAGGAGCTACATAAGGGCCGTCTACGACGTCATCGGCCCGTGGACCGACATCCCGGCCCCTGACGTTTACACCAACCCGAAGATCATGGCCTGGATGATGGACGAGTACGAGACCATCATGAGGAGAAAGGGCCCGGCCTTCGGTGTCATTACCGGAAAGCCGCCTGGAGTCGGCGGTATCGTCGCTAGGATGGACGCCACCGCTCGCGGTGCCGCCTTCACTATCAGGGAAGCCGCCAAAGCCCTCGGTTGGGACGACCTCAAGGGCAAGACCATAGCCATACAGGGCTACGGTAACGCCGGCTACTACCTCCACAAGATAATGAGCGAGGAGTTCGGCATGAAGGTCGTCGCCGTCAGCGACAGCAAGGGCGGCATCTA encodes the following:
- the gdhA gene encoding glutamate dehydrogenase, producing MVEIDPFEMAVQQLERAAQFMDISEEALEWLKRPMRIVEVSVPVEMDDGSVKVFTGFRVQHNWARGPTKGGIRWHPAETLSTVKALATWMTWKVAVVDLPYGGGKGGIIVDPKKLSEREQEKLARSYIRAVYDVIGPWTDIPAPDVYTNPKIMAWMMDEYETIMRRKGPAFGVITGKPPGVGGIVARMDATARGAAFTIREAAKALGWDDLKGKTIAIQGYGNAGYYLHKIMSEEFGMKVVAVSDSKGGIYNPDGLPPADEVLKWKKEHGSVKDMPGTQPITNEELLELEVDILAPAAIEGVITKENADNVKAKIVAEVANGPVTPEADEILHEKGILQIPDFLCNAGGVTVSYFEWVQNINGFYWTVEETRKKLDDKMTKAFWDVFNTHKEKNIHMRDAAYVVAVSRVYEAMKHRGWVKK